A DNA window from Helianthus annuus cultivar XRQ/B chromosome 15, HanXRQr2.0-SUNRISE, whole genome shotgun sequence contains the following coding sequences:
- the LOC110912430 gene encoding glycosyltransferase BC10 encodes MMTSSSSSSSSSSSHPPPPPPPSPLIPTTILLLLCLPTLFYLAPHILPPPPPPPISFPDELQDLSLFRRATAAETHRNPSKSRLGSTNSKPKIAFLFLTNSNLHFYPLWERFFNPNNRSSRHLYTIYVHADPTVNPKITAPGGVFSDDRFITTAKKTHRGTATLIAAARRLLATAILDDPANQFFTLISQHCVPLHSFSYFYDTLFEVKQHQVAELRGLKYKSFIQIVKDDPYIWDRYNARGKNVMVPEVPFDRFRMGSQFFTLTRKHAVLVVKDRRLWKKFRLDCLKPNSCYPEEHYFPTLLSMGDPDGCSGFTLTRVNWTDSVDGHPHTYYPNEVSKELIYELRRSNHTMEYMFGRKFSPDCLQPLMDMADEVIFRD; translated from the coding sequence atgatgacgtcatcatcttcatcatcatcttcttcttcatcacacccaccaccaccaccaccaccatcgccattAATCCCAACAACCATCCTTCTCTTACTTTGTCTACCCACTCTCTTCTACTTGGCCCCACACATCCtcccacccccaccccctccccccaTCTCCTTCCCGGACGAACTCCAAGACCTCTCCCTTTTCCGGCGAGCCACCGCCGCCGAAACCCACCGCAACCCATCCAAATCCCGCCTCGGATCCACCAACTCCAAACCCAAAATCGCCTTCCTCTTCTTAACCAACTCCAATTTACACTTTTACCCTTTGTGGGAACGATTCTTTAACCCCAATAACAGATCAAGTCGTCATCTTTACACTATTTACGTTCACGCTGACCCCACCGTAAACCCTAAAATCACCGCCCCCGGCGGCGTCTTTTCCGATGATCGGTTCATCACCACCGCCAAGAAAACCCACCGCGGCACTGCCACCCTCATCGCCGCCGCCCGCCGTCTCCTCGCCACCGCGATTCTTGATGATCCGGCGAACCAGTTTTTTACTCTGATCTCTCAGCATTGTGTTCCTTTACACTCTTTTAGTTATTTTTATGATACCCTTTTCGAAGTTAAGCAACACCAAGTTGCGGAATTGAGGGGTTTGAAGTATAAAAGTTTTATTCAAATTGTTAAGGATGATCCGTACATTTGGGATAGGTATAATGCTAGGGGGAAGAATGTGATGGTTCCGGAGGTTCCGTTTGATCGGTTTCGAATGGGTTCGCAGTTCTTTACGTTGACTAGGAAGCACGCGGTTTTGGTGGTTAAGGATAGGAGGTTGTGGAAGAAGTTTAGGTTGGATTGTTTGAAGCCGAATTCGTGTTATCCGGAGGAGCATTATTTTCCTACGTTGTTGTCGATGGGGGATCCGGATGGGTGTAGTGGGTTTACATTGACTCGGGTGAATTGGACAGATAGTGTTGATGGGCACCCGCATACTTATTATCCGAATGAGGTGTCGAAGGAGTTGATTTATGAGCTTAGGCGGTCGAATCACACGATGGAGTATATGTTTGGGAGGAAGTTTTCTCCAGATTGTTTGCAGCCGTTGATGGACATGGCTGATGAGGTCATTTTTCGGGACTGA